Proteins found in one Legionella pneumophila subsp. pascullei genomic segment:
- a CDS encoding aldehyde dehydrogenase family protein, protein MDLLQCLNIKSVNPGAFSGHGWHSDNHAHTLESFNPSTGNKLAEIATCTMDDYEQVMRRAEQAAQAWKKVPAPKRGEIIRQIGQALREKKDSLGSLVSLEMGKSKQEGDGEVQEMIDIADFAVGQSRMLYGNSMHSERPNHRMYEQWHPYGIVGVISAFNFPVAVWSWNAFLSAICGNVTIWKPSAKTPLCAVAVQHICNQVLKENNCPEIFGLVIPKTHDVVEAMVDDKRIQLISFTGSTAVGKQVAAKVAARLGKSILELGGNNGIILDESADLNLAIPAIVFGAVGTAGQRCTTTRRLFVHESKYQDVIKRLRHAYEQITIGDPLDTRNLMGPLIDQQAVEQFKKAISRIKAAGGQIVYGGEVLKQAGSFVQPTLVCDVKNDWDIVQEETFAPILYVMSYRTLDQAIALHNGVPQGLSSALFTQNLKNAELFLSACGSDCGIANINIGTSGAEIGGAFGGEKETGGGRESGSDSWKAYMRRQTNTINWGDELPLAQGIRFNLS, encoded by the coding sequence ATGGATTTATTGCAATGTTTAAATATTAAATCAGTAAACCCCGGAGCTTTTAGTGGACATGGTTGGCACAGTGACAACCATGCCCATACTCTGGAATCCTTCAATCCCAGTACTGGAAATAAGCTTGCTGAAATAGCTACTTGCACTATGGATGATTATGAGCAGGTTATGCGGCGAGCGGAGCAAGCAGCACAAGCCTGGAAAAAAGTGCCAGCTCCAAAGCGAGGTGAAATCATCAGGCAAATAGGACAGGCACTAAGAGAAAAAAAAGATAGTCTGGGAAGTCTTGTATCATTGGAAATGGGTAAGTCTAAACAGGAAGGTGATGGTGAAGTTCAGGAAATGATTGATATAGCAGATTTCGCTGTAGGACAATCACGTATGTTGTATGGCAATTCCATGCATTCCGAGCGACCTAATCACCGTATGTATGAGCAATGGCATCCATACGGAATTGTAGGGGTGATTTCAGCGTTTAATTTTCCTGTTGCTGTATGGTCCTGGAATGCTTTTTTATCTGCTATTTGCGGCAATGTTACCATATGGAAGCCGTCAGCAAAAACCCCACTCTGTGCTGTGGCAGTGCAACATATTTGTAACCAGGTATTGAAAGAAAATAATTGTCCTGAAATATTTGGCTTGGTCATCCCCAAAACTCATGATGTGGTTGAAGCCATGGTAGATGATAAGCGAATACAACTTATATCCTTTACAGGCTCCACCGCGGTTGGAAAGCAAGTAGCAGCAAAAGTTGCTGCCAGACTTGGCAAAAGTATTCTGGAGTTGGGAGGTAATAACGGCATCATCCTCGATGAGTCTGCTGATTTGAATTTGGCTATTCCTGCCATAGTATTCGGTGCTGTTGGTACTGCAGGCCAACGTTGCACAACAACGAGACGCCTGTTTGTCCATGAATCAAAATACCAGGATGTTATCAAAAGGTTAAGGCATGCTTATGAACAGATAACTATTGGAGACCCCCTCGATACACGAAATTTAATGGGTCCTTTGATTGACCAGCAAGCTGTTGAACAATTTAAAAAAGCAATAAGTAGAATTAAGGCAGCAGGAGGTCAAATTGTTTATGGTGGAGAAGTATTAAAACAAGCCGGCTCCTTTGTTCAGCCTACTTTAGTTTGTGATGTAAAAAACGATTGGGATATTGTGCAGGAAGAGACTTTTGCTCCTATTCTATATGTTATGTCCTATCGAACACTGGATCAGGCTATTGCTTTACATAATGGTGTTCCCCAAGGGCTTTCGTCAGCTTTATTCACCCAAAATTTAAAAAATGCAGAGCTCTTTCTCAGCGCCTGTGGAAGTGATTGCGGTATTGCCAATATTAATATTGGTACTTCAGGGGCTGAAATAGGAGGTGCTTTCGGAGGCGAAAAAGAAACTGGTGGTGGACGTGAATCAGGTTCAGATAGCTGGAAAGCTTATATGAGGCGACAAACCAATACAATTAATTGGGGAGATGAATTGCCCTTGGCGCAGGGTATTCGTTTTAATTTAAGTTAG
- the lspK gene encoding GspK family T2SS minor pseudopilin variant LspK, whose protein sequence is MFMISSLPKSIASSKIQGSALLTALFIMTLVAIVATAMSTRLQQDIYRTRLVITQDRLYLASQAVTFWALNELLDKNNRFTKTNQLGMVAQYPKNMEFIYNQVQLSGGLFDLQARFNLNNLVEKKSIPTLMHLISHAYSKATSRERANIALGVKHWLLAYDLSRGEDIYTSYYLSQKPPYYPSHQLIKSKSEFRLIKDVSAPAYLALDPFITALPESTSININTAPKQILMSLGDGLSDAQANELITARGEHGITDLKEINELLKKFNIPSDQITIESQYYLSVAYAKNDEFSLVVYSLLKRSRDRKGKLLTSVIRESINNF, encoded by the coding sequence ATGTTTATGATTAGCTCACTTCCAAAATCCATTGCCAGTTCAAAAATACAAGGAAGTGCTCTTTTAACGGCTCTATTTATTATGACATTGGTTGCCATAGTCGCTACGGCTATGAGTACGCGATTGCAACAGGATATTTACAGAACAAGATTAGTTATTACTCAAGATAGACTGTATCTTGCCTCTCAGGCAGTTACTTTCTGGGCTCTCAATGAATTACTTGATAAAAATAACCGCTTTACAAAAACCAATCAGTTAGGGATGGTAGCCCAATACCCTAAGAATATGGAATTCATATATAATCAAGTCCAATTAAGTGGCGGCCTTTTTGATTTGCAAGCGCGATTCAATCTCAATAACCTGGTTGAGAAAAAATCCATTCCCACTTTAATGCATCTCATAAGCCACGCCTACTCAAAAGCAACAAGCCGGGAACGAGCTAATATAGCCCTTGGAGTAAAACATTGGTTGCTTGCTTATGATCTGAGTCGTGGAGAAGATATTTATACCTCTTATTATCTCTCTCAGAAACCTCCTTATTATCCAAGTCATCAACTTATAAAAAGTAAATCTGAATTTCGATTAATAAAAGATGTAAGTGCACCTGCTTATCTAGCCCTTGATCCTTTTATCACCGCTTTGCCTGAATCAACAAGCATTAATATTAATACCGCCCCAAAACAAATATTGATGTCATTAGGCGATGGATTAAGTGACGCTCAAGCAAATGAATTAATAACTGCCCGAGGGGAACATGGTATCACTGATCTGAAAGAGATCAATGAGCTATTAAAAAAATTCAATATTCCCAGCGATCAAATAACCATTGAAAGTCAATATTATCTCAGCGTAGCCTATGCTAAGAATGATGAATTTAGTTTGGTTGTGTATTCTTTGTTAAAGCGCAGTCGAGACCGAAAAGGTAAGTTATTAACAAGCGTCATCAGAGAGAGTATTAATAATTTCTGA
- the lspI gene encoding GspI family T2SS minor pseudopilin variant LspI: MMPKTKLISGFTLIEVLLALTVIAIALTALLKATAQNTENTHRIKEKTISHWIAMQGVAMIQLNLLRTSQSQESTQATTMLGQKWYWRAKISATPIKRMQQITISVSSKQIGPFREELIAFRYIP; the protein is encoded by the coding sequence ATGATGCCAAAAACTAAATTAATCTCCGGATTTACTTTGATAGAAGTCCTATTGGCTCTTACCGTTATTGCAATTGCTTTAACAGCGCTTTTAAAAGCAACTGCTCAAAATACAGAAAACACACATAGAATCAAAGAAAAAACGATTAGCCATTGGATAGCAATGCAGGGTGTCGCAATGATCCAGTTAAATCTGCTACGCACTTCTCAAAGCCAAGAATCGACGCAAGCAACCACCATGCTGGGTCAAAAGTGGTACTGGAGAGCTAAAATTAGCGCGACACCTATAAAACGAATGCAACAGATAACCATTTCAGTCAGTTCCAAACAAATAGGCCCCTTTCGAGAAGAACTCATTGCATTCAGGTACATACCATGA
- a CDS encoding acetyl-CoA C-acyltransferase: protein MTDVYIVDVLRTPVGKAPRGIFKNTLPDDLLAHTIKCLIHRHQTLDWQEIADVVIGCAMPEAEQGMNVARIASLLADLPQSVPAMTINRFCSSGIQSIVTAADTIRNQEAHLALGGGVESMSMVPMGGNKYTANPSIFNDEHVAIAYGMGITAENVAKRWEITREQQDEFAIESHKKAIAAQERLDFNAEISPIEISLRYPDLKTSKVEIKKKLINKDEGPRADTSYEAISKLKPVFSLKGTVTAGNSSQMSDGAGVALLASEKALKQYDLKPLGRLMSYAVAGVPPEIMGIGPVRAIPIALKRAGITLDQLDWIELNEAFAAQALAVIKDLDLPRDKVNPLGGAIALGHPLGATGTIRTATLLHGLRRTKGRYGMVTMCIGTGMGAAAIFEAL, encoded by the coding sequence ATGACTGACGTATATATAGTTGACGTACTACGTACACCTGTAGGCAAAGCGCCAAGAGGTATTTTTAAAAACACATTACCTGATGATTTATTGGCTCATACTATAAAATGTTTAATTCATAGGCATCAAACCCTCGATTGGCAAGAGATAGCCGATGTAGTAATAGGTTGTGCAATGCCAGAAGCGGAACAAGGTATGAATGTAGCAAGAATTGCTTCTTTATTGGCTGATCTTCCACAATCTGTTCCAGCAATGACGATTAATCGCTTTTGTTCATCCGGTATACAAAGTATAGTTACTGCAGCGGATACTATCCGTAATCAAGAGGCTCATTTAGCATTAGGTGGTGGTGTTGAAAGTATGTCCATGGTACCTATGGGGGGAAACAAATATACTGCAAATCCATCCATTTTTAATGATGAACACGTTGCTATAGCTTATGGTATGGGTATTACAGCAGAAAATGTTGCCAAGCGTTGGGAAATTACTCGAGAGCAACAGGATGAATTTGCTATAGAAAGTCACAAAAAAGCAATTGCTGCGCAGGAGAGGCTGGATTTCAATGCTGAAATAAGTCCTATCGAAATATCATTAAGATATCCTGATCTGAAAACTTCAAAGGTTGAAATAAAGAAAAAATTGATAAATAAAGACGAAGGTCCCAGAGCGGATACTTCTTATGAAGCTATTTCTAAATTAAAGCCGGTATTTTCTTTAAAAGGGACAGTGACAGCAGGAAATAGTTCTCAGATGAGTGACGGAGCGGGAGTTGCATTATTAGCCAGTGAGAAGGCTTTAAAACAGTATGATTTAAAACCTTTAGGACGTTTAATGAGCTATGCTGTTGCGGGAGTACCGCCTGAAATTATGGGAATTGGACCTGTAAGGGCAATCCCTATCGCCCTAAAACGTGCTGGAATTACCTTAGATCAATTGGATTGGATTGAATTGAATGAGGCCTTTGCAGCTCAGGCTTTAGCTGTTATTAAAGACCTGGATTTACCCAGAGACAAAGTTAACCCATTAGGTGGAGCTATTGCCCTGGGACATCCTTTGGGAGCAACTGGAACCATAAGAACAGCTACTTTACTTCATGGATTGAGAAGAACAAAAGGACGCTACGGTATGGTAACCATGTGTATTGGAACCGGAATGGGAGCTGCTGCGATATTCGAAGCGCTATAA
- a CDS encoding tetratricopeptide repeat protein, with translation MRGSLLALLLAINTVLWADELVGFAAFENGDYTTAYPHLMQAAKEGNEEAMYLLGRMYQYGYGVTTNYEEARNWYQKAADKNNALAQLSLGFMYDTGKGISQDFAEAFKWYMKAAEQGNPIAQRNIGLMYATGDGVAASDDKAFIWFKKAAEQGYSKAQVNLGYQYMMGKGTPKDVKKAFEWYQKAAEQGDEKGEYSLGLLYTGQEGGISADDKAAFYWFSQAANHGHVNAQTYLAYYYLKGYGVDADPVKAAYWYQSAAEKGQPEAQAQLGQLLLTGTGVDKDYQQAAYWFGKSAHQGNPVGQAKLGYMYLAGLGVNKSLVKAYAWLKIAAENKNEEAAKQLKSLEAKLTEQEKLEADKMIKDLGPLESKENYED, from the coding sequence ATGCGTGGTTCTTTGTTAGCTCTATTACTGGCAATTAATACTGTTCTTTGGGCTGATGAGTTGGTTGGTTTTGCAGCATTTGAAAATGGCGACTATACCACAGCCTACCCACATTTAATGCAAGCTGCCAAAGAAGGCAATGAGGAGGCTATGTATTTATTGGGACGCATGTATCAATATGGATATGGGGTGACAACTAACTATGAAGAGGCCAGAAATTGGTATCAAAAAGCAGCTGATAAAAATAATGCATTGGCTCAATTAAGCTTGGGATTTATGTACGATACAGGTAAGGGTATATCACAGGATTTTGCAGAAGCTTTCAAATGGTACATGAAGGCAGCAGAGCAAGGGAATCCCATTGCACAAAGAAATATTGGATTAATGTATGCTACAGGAGATGGTGTGGCTGCCAGTGATGACAAAGCATTTATCTGGTTTAAAAAGGCGGCGGAACAGGGCTATAGCAAGGCACAAGTGAATTTGGGCTATCAGTATATGATGGGTAAAGGAACTCCAAAAGATGTAAAAAAAGCATTTGAATGGTATCAAAAAGCCGCAGAGCAGGGAGATGAAAAGGGCGAGTACAGTCTGGGTTTATTGTATACAGGACAGGAGGGTGGAATTAGTGCGGATGATAAAGCTGCCTTTTATTGGTTTTCTCAAGCAGCCAATCATGGGCATGTTAATGCACAAACTTATTTGGCTTACTACTACCTTAAAGGGTATGGCGTAGATGCTGATCCTGTGAAAGCAGCTTATTGGTATCAATCCGCAGCAGAAAAGGGGCAACCAGAAGCACAAGCCCAATTAGGACAATTATTATTGACGGGTACAGGTGTTGATAAAGATTATCAACAGGCAGCTTATTGGTTTGGAAAGTCAGCACATCAGGGAAATCCTGTGGGTCAGGCCAAGCTGGGGTATATGTATTTAGCAGGATTAGGAGTCAACAAGAGTTTGGTTAAAGCTTATGCCTGGTTAAAAATTGCTGCTGAAAATAAAAATGAGGAAGCTGCGAAGCAACTTAAATCTTTGGAAGCCAAGTTGACTGAACAAGAAAAATTGGAAGCAGATAAAATGATAAAGGATTTGGGGCCATTGGAAAGCAAAGAGAACTATGAGGATTAG
- a CDS encoding bifunctional diguanylate cyclase/phosphodiesterase, translating into MINIIQSRNKKNHNTSSKLKSEIEKEQVKLLFEQVTMAISGEALAVTILPIALWSVTNHGLLIVWMIFTYVFSDLYKGILLFYYNKQPTLFSTKKWLFLFNLGVISSGLAWGFASSIMIPTSSTLHQIFVVFMITGVTAAANSLYSPVRLSYFLFLVTSFAPFTLWLFSQGQVYLLLGFCGIIYMGIMLFISYYSNKVLINTLMMRFKITNLSSIKDILEKKVNERTNEIEKILALTKSILESTADGILVVDLKGNIEFCNQQFLKMWSIPPGFVDSHNDAETLQYVLNQLKNPEEFLNKIKELYNTPHQESFDELHFKDGKIFERYSQPHWLDNNIVGRVWSFRDVTLRTRLAYQANHDFLTGLPNRTALYDRLDHAINYCKRLNTTLSVLFLDIDNFKLINDSLGHDAGDILLYEFSMRLKGCIRHSDTVARFGGDEFVLLLMTTEPKDVVLVAQNILKTVAQPIKLPTQEVIVTTSIGVSLFPKDGLDASTLLKNSDTAMYLAKKEGRNNFQFYNNSIDQQSLKRLELQTQIHNALKNNEFFILYQPIYNLRSGELVGAEALIRWGHPGIGLLSPDEFIPIAEETGVINQVGEWVLRHACIQNKTWQLMGLPRISISVNVSWRQLKNGNFIEIAESVLKESRLDPQYLEIEFTESTMMQKSTPIDSALIKISKLGIKMAIDDFGTGYSNLSYLKTFPVNKLKIDRSFIQNCTTNPNDASIVEAIIAMAHSLELKVLAEGVDTIDKAFFMHQHGCDEVQGFLYGLPVKADKFVKLMQKTKIHHSKFINKT; encoded by the coding sequence ATGATTAATATTATTCAAAGCAGAAATAAGAAAAACCATAATACTTCCTCTAAATTGAAATCAGAAATTGAGAAGGAGCAGGTCAAGCTGCTTTTTGAGCAAGTTACTATGGCTATATCAGGTGAGGCTTTAGCAGTAACTATTTTACCTATTGCATTATGGTCTGTTACAAATCATGGATTACTTATTGTTTGGATGATTTTCACTTATGTTTTTTCAGATCTTTATAAGGGTATTCTTCTATTCTATTACAATAAACAACCAACATTGTTTTCAACCAAAAAATGGTTGTTCCTTTTCAACTTAGGTGTTATAAGCTCTGGCTTAGCCTGGGGATTTGCCAGTTCAATAATGATTCCCACCTCAAGTACATTACATCAAATTTTTGTTGTCTTTATGATTACAGGAGTGACTGCGGCAGCTAACTCTCTCTATTCACCAGTGCGATTATCCTATTTTTTATTTCTGGTTACCTCTTTTGCCCCTTTCACTTTATGGTTATTTTCACAAGGTCAAGTTTATTTATTACTGGGTTTTTGTGGAATTATTTATATGGGTATTATGCTCTTTATTTCATATTACTCAAACAAGGTTTTGATTAATACTTTAATGATGCGCTTTAAAATTACTAATTTAAGCTCAATTAAAGATATTTTAGAAAAAAAGGTAAATGAACGAACTAATGAAATAGAAAAGATCCTGGCTTTAACCAAATCAATTTTAGAGTCAACTGCTGATGGCATTTTGGTTGTTGATCTCAAAGGGAATATTGAGTTCTGCAATCAGCAATTTCTCAAGATGTGGAGCATTCCACCGGGTTTTGTTGACAGCCATAATGATGCAGAAACACTTCAATATGTATTGAATCAGCTTAAAAATCCAGAAGAATTCTTAAATAAAATTAAGGAACTGTACAATACGCCGCACCAGGAAAGCTTTGATGAGTTGCACTTCAAAGACGGTAAAATTTTTGAAAGATACTCACAACCCCATTGGTTAGACAATAACATTGTAGGGCGTGTTTGGAGTTTTAGAGATGTGACCTTAAGGACCAGATTAGCCTATCAAGCCAATCATGATTTTCTAACTGGTTTGCCTAATCGTACAGCCCTTTACGATCGTCTGGATCATGCGATTAATTACTGTAAACGATTAAATACCACATTATCAGTATTGTTTCTGGATATTGATAATTTTAAGTTAATTAATGACAGTTTAGGCCATGATGCCGGTGATATATTATTGTATGAATTTTCCATGCGTCTTAAAGGATGTATACGTCATAGCGATACAGTCGCTCGATTTGGTGGTGATGAGTTTGTCTTGTTATTGATGACCACCGAACCTAAAGATGTTGTTTTAGTAGCGCAAAACATTTTAAAAACTGTTGCGCAACCTATCAAATTGCCTACACAAGAAGTCATAGTTACGACAAGTATCGGGGTTAGCCTTTTCCCTAAAGATGGGCTTGATGCAAGCACCTTACTCAAAAACTCTGATACTGCAATGTACCTGGCAAAAAAGGAAGGACGCAATAATTTCCAATTTTATAATAATTCGATCGATCAACAATCACTCAAACGCCTGGAATTACAAACACAGATACACAATGCACTTAAAAATAATGAATTTTTTATTCTTTATCAACCCATCTATAATTTACGCAGCGGTGAATTAGTGGGTGCTGAAGCTCTGATACGCTGGGGACATCCTGGTATAGGACTCCTCTCTCCGGATGAATTTATTCCTATTGCTGAAGAAACTGGGGTAATTAACCAGGTTGGGGAGTGGGTGTTAAGACATGCCTGCATTCAAAATAAAACCTGGCAACTTATGGGGTTACCGCGTATAAGTATTTCCGTTAATGTCTCATGGAGGCAGTTAAAAAATGGTAATTTTATCGAGATTGCAGAATCTGTATTAAAAGAATCCAGATTAGATCCTCAGTATTTGGAAATTGAATTCACAGAAAGCACTATGATGCAAAAATCAACGCCCATTGATTCGGCTTTAATAAAAATTTCCAAATTAGGCATTAAAATGGCAATTGATGATTTTGGTACAGGCTACTCTAACTTAAGTTATTTAAAGACTTTCCCTGTCAATAAACTTAAAATTGATCGTTCCTTTATCCAAAACTGCACCACTAACCCAAATGATGCGTCTATAGTTGAAGCAATTATTGCCATGGCCCATAGCCTCGAACTCAAAGTATTGGCAGAAGGAGTGGATACGATTGATAAGGCGTTTTTTATGCATCAACATGGTTGTGATGAAGTACAAGGTTTCCTTTATGGATTACCTGTTAAAGCTGATAAATTTGTGAAATTAATGCAAAAAACTAAAATCCACCATTCAAAATTTATTAATAAAACATAA
- a CDS encoding 3-hydroxyacyl-CoA dehydrogenase/enoyl-CoA hydratase family protein has product MQEPFFIKKVAVLGAGVMGAQIAAHCVNAGIETLLFDLAGKEGPKNGLVDKAIANLGKLKPTPLATSQASELLQAKNYAENLEELSSCDLVIEAIAERLDWKEDLYKRISPHLSDKTILVSNTSGLSINKLCDVLPAQHRSSFCGVHFFNPPRYMHLAELIPANSTSSNLLDYLETWLTEYLGKGVVRAKDTPNFIANRVGVFSLLTTLHHTLAMNMGIDEVDALTGPLLGRPKSATFRTMDVVGLDTMQHVINTMQSQLTDDPWHKMFNLPDWLNNLIKQGHLGQKSGQGIYRKIGKVIEVYDIQTGQYRPSQAEVSDELQAIMRIMDPEARMKSLMTSSNKQAQFLAACFRDLFHYCAYHLEEIADNVRDVDLAIRWGFGWSQGPFETWQLSELHSVTRQIDQSILDNTALSSAKLPEWLYEIKEFYTREGAFSPSKKNYQARSHLPVYHKQFFHDRVLKESHHPVHVLYENEGVCLWYLKDDVAVVSFKSKANTIGQSVLDGIEAALDIAEKDYQGLIIYQQDASNFSSGADLRGVSKLLTDGTIQALEHMVEQFQRVAMRLKYSSIPTVAALRGRALGGGCELIMHCDSIVAAFESYPGLVEAGVGVIPAGGGCKELAMRSAQQAQQADLLTFISPVFQQIATAKVAASAVEARNMGYLRAADAIVMHADEVLYASLEKIKAMRAVNYLPPMKIQRFKVAGIEGHARLLSGLVNWLEGGFISQHDYFLANELAKVLCGGDVNHGTLVDEQWMLKLEREAFIKLANTPLTQARISHLLETGKPLRN; this is encoded by the coding sequence ATGCAGGAGCCTTTTTTCATTAAAAAAGTTGCGGTTTTAGGGGCTGGCGTTATGGGTGCTCAAATTGCAGCACACTGCGTTAATGCCGGAATAGAGACTTTACTGTTCGATTTAGCTGGCAAAGAAGGACCTAAAAATGGTTTGGTCGATAAAGCGATTGCCAATTTAGGTAAACTAAAACCAACTCCTCTTGCAACTTCACAAGCCAGTGAGTTATTACAAGCAAAAAATTATGCAGAAAATCTGGAAGAGTTATCTTCTTGTGATTTAGTCATAGAGGCGATAGCGGAACGTTTAGATTGGAAAGAGGACTTATACAAGCGAATTTCACCTCATTTATCTGATAAAACAATTTTAGTCAGCAATACATCAGGGCTAAGTATCAATAAGTTATGTGATGTATTGCCCGCTCAGCATAGATCCAGTTTTTGCGGGGTCCATTTTTTTAATCCACCGCGTTACATGCATTTGGCAGAACTAATTCCTGCCAATAGCACATCATCTAATTTGCTTGATTATTTGGAAACTTGGTTAACCGAGTATTTGGGTAAAGGAGTTGTAAGAGCTAAAGATACTCCCAATTTTATCGCGAATCGTGTAGGAGTCTTTTCGTTATTAACCACCTTGCATCACACTTTAGCTATGAATATGGGAATTGATGAAGTGGACGCCTTGACTGGTCCTTTATTAGGAAGACCAAAATCTGCAACTTTTCGTACCATGGATGTTGTTGGTTTGGATACCATGCAACACGTTATCAATACCATGCAGTCTCAATTAACTGACGATCCATGGCATAAAATGTTTAATCTGCCAGACTGGTTGAATAATTTAATTAAACAAGGTCATTTAGGGCAAAAATCCGGTCAAGGAATTTATCGAAAAATTGGTAAAGTAATAGAAGTTTATGATATCCAAACGGGTCAATATAGACCTTCTCAAGCAGAAGTAAGTGATGAACTGCAAGCTATCATGCGTATTATGGATCCTGAAGCTCGAATGAAGAGCTTAATGACATCAAGTAATAAGCAAGCTCAATTTTTAGCAGCCTGCTTTAGAGATTTATTCCATTACTGTGCGTATCATTTAGAAGAGATTGCTGACAATGTAAGGGATGTCGATCTGGCAATCCGTTGGGGATTCGGATGGTCACAAGGACCATTTGAAACCTGGCAGCTTTCTGAATTACACAGTGTGACTCGACAAATTGATCAATCAATACTGGACAATACGGCACTATCAAGCGCAAAACTACCTGAGTGGTTATATGAAATAAAGGAATTTTACACACGAGAAGGCGCTTTTTCGCCCAGTAAAAAGAATTACCAGGCCAGAAGTCATTTGCCTGTTTACCATAAACAATTTTTTCATGACAGGGTATTAAAGGAATCACACCATCCTGTTCATGTTCTTTATGAAAATGAGGGTGTTTGTTTATGGTACTTAAAAGATGATGTGGCTGTGGTTAGTTTTAAAAGCAAAGCCAATACAATTGGTCAATCAGTTCTCGATGGTATAGAGGCTGCCTTGGATATCGCAGAAAAGGATTACCAAGGATTAATTATTTATCAACAAGACGCATCCAATTTTAGTTCAGGAGCTGATTTACGTGGTGTTTCCAAATTATTAACAGATGGAACAATTCAAGCTCTTGAGCATATGGTAGAACAGTTCCAACGAGTGGCAATGCGCTTAAAATACAGCTCAATTCCAACAGTAGCTGCTTTAAGAGGTCGTGCATTAGGCGGTGGTTGTGAATTAATCATGCATTGTGATTCCATCGTTGCTGCTTTTGAATCGTATCCTGGTTTAGTTGAGGCTGGAGTAGGAGTTATACCTGCTGGTGGTGGTTGTAAAGAACTGGCTATGCGTTCGGCGCAACAAGCTCAACAAGCTGATTTATTGACTTTTATATCGCCAGTTTTTCAACAAATAGCAACCGCAAAAGTAGCTGCAAGTGCGGTGGAAGCTAGAAATATGGGGTATTTACGTGCGGCTGATGCCATTGTAATGCATGCTGATGAGGTTTTATATGCTTCTTTAGAAAAAATAAAAGCCATGCGAGCAGTTAATTATCTTCCTCCTATGAAAATACAACGATTTAAAGTGGCAGGTATTGAGGGGCATGCCCGATTGCTATCCGGTTTAGTGAATTGGTTGGAAGGTGGATTTATATCACAACATGATTATTTTCTAGCTAATGAGTTGGCGAAAGTGTTGTGTGGTGGGGACGTCAATCATGGAACCTTGGTAGATGAACAATGGATGCTAAAGTTGGAAAGAGAAGCATTCATAAAACTTGCCAATACACCATTAACCCAAGCCAGAATCAGTCATCTGTTAGAGACTGGTAAACCACTGCGCAATTAA
- the lspJ gene encoding GspJ family T2SS minor pseudopilin variant LspJ gives MIKKRGFTLIEILIALTVFAILATITSSTLYYAFNTRARVNEQAERLNALQLAISIIQQDTSQTVERAIRGNEMRLFPIFVGQPQYLELTRDGVVNPNSAEKRSTLARIALVCQDNKLLRRTWGTLDPVDRNIYKDKVLLDNLSECHFNYLNQNLQLLSEWREQAVNQNQQREPLPKAIQMNLTLKDWGDMNMLFVIPGALYVYD, from the coding sequence ATGATTAAAAAGAGAGGGTTTACACTGATTGAGATATTAATTGCTCTTACTGTTTTTGCTATATTGGCTACTATTACCTCTTCAACCTTATACTATGCATTCAATACTCGAGCTCGAGTTAACGAGCAGGCTGAACGTTTAAATGCACTTCAACTGGCAATAAGTATCATTCAGCAAGATACCTCCCAAACAGTGGAACGTGCTATAAGAGGTAATGAAATGCGCCTATTTCCAATATTTGTTGGTCAGCCTCAATATCTTGAACTAACCAGAGATGGCGTAGTAAACCCAAACAGCGCTGAAAAACGCAGTACCCTGGCACGAATTGCGCTCGTTTGCCAGGATAACAAATTACTGCGTCGCACATGGGGTACTTTAGATCCTGTAGACAGAAATATCTATAAAGATAAAGTACTACTCGATAATTTGTCTGAATGTCATTTCAACTATTTAAATCAAAACTTGCAGCTTCTCTCTGAATGGCGAGAACAGGCAGTCAATCAAAATCAGCAAAGAGAACCTCTGCCTAAAGCAATCCAAATGAATCTCACCTTAAAGGACTGGGGAGATATGAACATGCTTTTTGTCATACCAGGAGCGCTCTATGTTTATGATTAG